A stretch of the Nicotiana tabacum cultivar K326 chromosome 6, ASM71507v2, whole genome shotgun sequence genome encodes the following:
- the LOC107786942 gene encoding uncharacterized protein LOC107786942, with translation MDRAIINDVWMLQMPQLEVRVMDPGCLDHSPLSIKFEDNEERESRPFKFLNHLVEHKEFLTRVKEPWQKGNGENKMKDVWCKLKRVKHAMKELNKAEYNEVNKKINRCRHQLTELQEQMKDPGQKEYMIMVEKDMKAQLEKWLEVEESIMKQKSKVNWLKLGDGNTTYFHASMKNRCCQNKIKSLTKANEVVVQSKQETEEEVLGFYKQLLGSSDGIVPTINPVVMRDGTLVNRQQQLQLMKDVSKEEVYNALLGIGDNRAPGYGEFNALFYKKAWPMIGEEVTEAVMDFFINSELYQPINCTTATLVPKTAGDNR, from the exons ATGGATAGAGCTATAATAAATGATGTATGGATGCTACAAATGCCACAACTAGAAGTAAGAGTAATGGATCCAGGATGTTTAGACCACTCTCCTTTGAGTatcaagtttgaagataatgAAGAAAGGGAATCAAGGCCTTTCAAGTTTCTTAACCATTTAGTTGAACATAAGGAATTTCTTACAAGAGTAAAGGAACCATGGCAAAAGGGAAATGgggaaaacaaaatgaaagaTGTATGGTGCAAGTTAAAGAGGGTGAAACATGCAATGAAGGAACTTAATAAAGCTGAGTATAATGAAGTAAATAAGAAGATAAATAGATGCAGACATCAACTTACAGAACTGCAAGAGCAAATGAAGGACCCTGGGCAAAAGGAATATATGATTATGGTAGAAAAAGATATGAAGGCTCAACTAGAGAAATGGCTGGAGGTAGAAGAAAGTATTATGAAACAGAAATCCAAAGTGAATTGGCTGAAATTAGGGGATGGTAACACAACTTATTTTCATGCAAGCATGAAGAATAGATGCTGCCAGAATAAAATAAAGAGCCTAACAAAGGCTAATGAAGTTGTAGTACAATCCAAACAAGAGACTGAAGAGGAAGTACTTGGGTTTTATAAACAACTACTGGGATCATCAGATGGAATTGTGCCAACTATAAATCCGGTAGTGATGAGAGATGGAACCCTGGTGAACAgacaacaacaacttcaattgaTGAAAGATGTATCTAAAGAGGAAGTATATAATGCACTGCTGGGAATTGGAGACAACAGAGCCCCTGGCTATGGTGAGTTCAATGCTTTATTCTATAAGAAGGCTTGGCCTATGATTGGTGAGGAAGTGACAGAGGCAGTAATGGATTTCTTCATAAACTCTGAGCTCTATCAACCTATTAATTGTACAACAGCGACTCTTGTACCAAAG ACTGCAGGGGATAATAGATGA
- the LOC107789866 gene encoding uncharacterized protein LOC107789866 has protein sequence MAIDMISEAPSLTTSPRISFSHNLCHKDIAPTTNASNDFNSEFDFCISSSTDTETSSADELFSDGLIRPLQLQEKFVTSSKQFPLSKTQTLFNSIPPLPVSSSENEISKQEIKSEQQQKNLSNSNSFWGIKRSSSVHCVNTHKKSSFWSLPLLSRSNSTGSVPNSKQSVQKQSSAQWKQMKNSSSAAAASFYTSQKPPLRKNYGNAIRISPILNVPFGLGSLFCNGKDNKKSKK, from the coding sequence ATGGCCATTGATATGATCTCTGAAGCTCCAAGCTTAACCACAAGTCCAAGAATCTCTTTTTCCCATAATCTTTGCCACAAAGATATTGCTCCTACTACTAATGCCAGTAATGATTTTAATTCTGAATTTGATTTCTGTATTAGCAGTAGCACAGATACAGAAACTTCCTCAGCAGATGAGCTGTTTTCAGATGGCTTAATTCGTCCTCTTCAACTTCAAGAAAAGTTCGTCACTTCTTCAAAACAGTTTCCTTTATCAAAGACTCAAACTTTATTTAATTCTATTCCGCCCCTTCCAGTTTCCTCATCAGAAAATGAAATTTCAAAGCAAGAAATCAAATCAGAGCAGCAACAAAAGAATCTATCTAATTCTAATTCCTTTTGGGGTATTAAGAGAAGTAGTAGTGTTCATTGTGTTAATACACATAAAAAAAGCTCATTTTGGTCATTACCTTTATTATCCCGAAGCAATTCTACTGGTTCAGTTCCTAATTCAAAGCAATCAGTACAGAAACAAAGTAGTGCGCAATGGAAACAAATGAAGAATTCATCATCAGCAGCAGCAGCTAGTTTTTATACATCTCAAAAGCCACCATTGAGAAAGAATTATGGTAATGCTATTCGGATTAGTCCAATTCTGAATGTTCCATTTGGTTTGGGGTCTCTGTTTTGCAATGGGAAAGATAATAAGAAGAGTAAGAAATGA